Proteins co-encoded in one Cytophaga hutchinsonii ATCC 33406 genomic window:
- a CDS encoding S41 family peptidase: protein MKNTTLLLFIFAIISFSIYGQNENLLSIQQQLNDIDELEQKLKTIHPSLYRFCTPMEFDSTLSAIKKGIYKTNTEKEFSVLISPIFLLIKDAHTWQQLPNREESNTLIPLDFKIYKNQLFVYNNCSYNNELSPGTRILEINNEKSEEIITRLKASVVTDGFIETTKERVAEEWFKYIFQPQNQYSIKYQSKNKSKIVELEPLTEHLIDSIRTNRTENKIHLKPEPFNIGPYTKLSINKRDNYGTIKIKWFDRVPFTEYKSFLDSSIHNLNTRQITNLIIDLRWNIGGPREYPIYLLSKILNQPFRYCDSLITTKFTFEEKIAFDSTKVFVPMDNGFYKVVKNARGLGQQNPSNVTFTGNIYLLVDGQSNSSSAQVASLIYQNRRGTIIGEEPGGLFEGGTGEHHYYLTLTNSRIKVQIPRYRIVLHVDRSKFHGHGVKPDYEVKPDITDMIQGKDPVMEFTIGLIKK, encoded by the coding sequence ATGAAAAATACGACCTTGTTACTTTTTATTTTTGCTATTATTTCTTTTTCCATTTATGGACAGAATGAAAATTTATTATCTATTCAACAGCAATTAAATGATATTGATGAATTAGAGCAAAAATTAAAAACTATTCACCCTTCACTTTATAGATTTTGTACTCCAATGGAATTTGATAGCACTTTAAGTGCTATCAAAAAAGGAATATACAAAACAAATACAGAGAAAGAATTTTCAGTATTAATATCTCCTATCTTTTTATTAATCAAAGATGCACATACTTGGCAACAATTACCCAATCGTGAAGAATCAAATACGTTAATACCTTTAGATTTTAAAATTTATAAAAATCAATTGTTTGTTTATAACAACTGTAGCTATAATAATGAATTATCCCCAGGAACAAGAATTTTAGAAATAAACAATGAAAAATCAGAGGAAATTATAACACGATTAAAAGCATCTGTTGTAACCGATGGATTTATTGAAACTACAAAAGAGAGAGTTGCAGAAGAATGGTTCAAGTACATATTTCAACCTCAAAATCAGTATTCAATTAAATACCAAAGTAAGAATAAATCAAAAATAGTTGAATTAGAACCATTAACTGAACATTTAATTGATTCAATAAGAACAAATCGAACAGAAAACAAAATTCACTTAAAACCAGAACCTTTTAATATAGGTCCATATACAAAGTTATCGATTAACAAACGTGATAACTATGGAACTATTAAAATCAAATGGTTTGATAGGGTCCCTTTTACAGAATACAAAAGTTTTTTGGATTCAAGTATTCATAATTTAAATACAAGACAAATAACTAATCTCATAATTGATCTACGCTGGAATATAGGAGGACCTAGAGAGTACCCAATTTATTTACTTTCCAAGATATTGAATCAACCCTTTCGGTATTGCGATTCTTTAATTACGACAAAATTTACTTTTGAAGAAAAAATAGCTTTTGATTCTACAAAAGTTTTTGTTCCAATGGACAATGGATTCTACAAAGTTGTTAAAAATGCCAGAGGATTAGGGCAGCAAAATCCATCAAATGTAACTTTCACTGGAAATATATACTTGTTAGTAGATGGACAATCAAACTCGTCTTCTGCTCAAGTAGCATCCCTAATTTATCAAAATCGAAGAGGAACAATTATTGGAGAAGAGCCAGGTGGCTTATTTGAAGGTGGAACAGGAGAACATCATTATTATTTAACGTTAACAAACTCTAGAATTAAAGTTCAGATTCCACGATATCGAATAGTATTGCATGTAGACAGGTCAAAATTTCATGGACACGGGGTTAAACCCGATTATGAGGTGAAACCAGATATTACTGATATGATTCAAGGAAAAGATCCTGTAATGGAATTTACAATTGGATTAATAAAAAAATAA
- a CDS encoding Crp/Fnr family transcriptional regulator, translating into MKIITAINEDEWASITHIATTVHLKKDQLIIRKGDPGNKEVFLVNGIVRGFITDENGNEKSTSFFEEGEFMSTQALRTKKGISLYNYQALCRTKLLIFDSKQLKDLLSATKKLSEIGKAIKERELTRLMNRDDCLMQVKALDKYQKFITYYPALERQISQRYIASYLGITPVSLSRLKKSMIVRTDNN; encoded by the coding sequence ATGAAAATTATAACCGCTATAAATGAAGATGAATGGGCTTCAATAACACATATTGCAACTACAGTCCATTTGAAGAAAGATCAACTAATCATTCGAAAAGGCGACCCTGGCAACAAGGAAGTTTTTTTGGTAAATGGAATCGTTAGAGGCTTTATTACAGATGAAAATGGTAATGAGAAAAGTACGTCCTTTTTTGAAGAAGGAGAGTTTATGAGCACGCAGGCACTTAGAACTAAAAAAGGTATTTCCCTTTATAATTACCAAGCTTTGTGTCGTACAAAGTTATTGATATTCGACTCAAAACAATTGAAGGACTTACTATCTGCAACCAAAAAATTATCTGAAATAGGTAAAGCAATAAAAGAAAGAGAACTGACCAGACTTATGAACAGAGATGATTGTTTGATGCAAGTAAAAGCCCTTGACAAATACCAGAAATTCATTACGTATTATCCCGCTTTAGAAAGGCAGATTTCTCAACGCTATATAGCCTCGTACTTAGGCATCACCCCTGTTTCGCTCAGTCGCTTAAAAAAATCAATGATTGTACGAACTGATAACAATTGA
- a CDS encoding MBOAT family O-acyltransferase — protein MLFNSIPFALFLILVFYGYWFIFNKNLRVQNAFIFVTSYVFYGWWDWQFLFLISGSALAGFFAGILLEKNEDPYKRKLLVSSAIIMNILFLAVFKYANFFTDSLEALLNQMGFQADFITLKIILPIGISFYTFHNISYIIDVYRKTIPATKNLIVYASFMSYFPQLVAGPIQRAKTLIPQFQKERKFDYATAVAGMQQILWGLFKKVVVADTCAPHVNTAFAHYETLPGIQLLLAAILFAFQIYGDFSGYTDMALGISKLFGIELTTNFKTPYFARSIPDFWKRWHISLTTWFKDYVYIPLGGNKNGLVTTLRNTFIIFLVSGFWHGANWTFIFWGLLNALYFIPYLFFKSTPKSGHYALPDYIQMIFVFVCICFSWIFFRANSLTEAFAYITHVYSNPFITKPFLAILPLSVAAPILFLLAVEWHYFRTDGFRAIAFNYQWLAWAFYVSMIILILMNMSFHQTSDFIYFQF, from the coding sequence ATGCTCTTCAATTCAATACCATTTGCTCTTTTTTTAATACTGGTATTTTATGGCTATTGGTTTATCTTCAATAAAAATCTCCGTGTTCAGAATGCGTTTATTTTTGTAACCAGTTATGTATTCTATGGCTGGTGGGACTGGCAGTTTCTTTTTTTAATTTCAGGCAGTGCCCTTGCAGGATTCTTTGCAGGTATCTTACTGGAAAAAAATGAAGACCCATACAAACGAAAGCTACTCGTAAGCAGTGCAATCATAATGAACATACTTTTTTTGGCCGTATTCAAATATGCCAATTTCTTTACCGATTCGCTGGAAGCATTATTAAATCAGATGGGGTTTCAGGCAGATTTCATCACCTTAAAAATTATTCTGCCTATTGGTATTAGCTTCTATACCTTTCACAACATAAGTTATATCATTGATGTATACCGAAAAACCATTCCTGCAACAAAGAATCTCATTGTCTATGCATCTTTCATGAGCTACTTCCCGCAATTAGTTGCAGGTCCCATTCAGCGCGCAAAAACACTTATACCGCAATTTCAGAAAGAACGAAAATTTGACTATGCAACTGCCGTTGCCGGCATGCAGCAGATACTCTGGGGGCTTTTCAAAAAGGTAGTCGTTGCCGACACCTGTGCCCCGCATGTAAACACAGCCTTTGCACACTATGAAACCTTACCTGGAATACAACTTCTGCTTGCAGCCATATTATTTGCCTTTCAGATCTATGGTGATTTCAGCGGCTATACAGACATGGCTTTAGGCATCAGCAAACTATTCGGCATTGAATTAACAACCAATTTCAAAACACCTTATTTTGCACGCTCCATCCCCGACTTTTGGAAACGCTGGCACATTTCATTAACAACATGGTTTAAAGATTATGTATACATTCCGTTAGGCGGAAATAAAAATGGATTGGTCACGACCTTACGCAACACGTTCATTATTTTTTTAGTCTCCGGTTTCTGGCATGGCGCAAACTGGACCTTCATTTTCTGGGGACTGCTTAATGCCTTGTATTTTATACCATATTTATTTTTCAAATCTACTCCCAAGTCCGGGCACTATGCACTACCGGATTACATTCAGATGATTTTTGTTTTTGTTTGTATCTGCTTCTCGTGGATCTTCTTTCGCGCCAACAGCCTTACAGAAGCATTTGCGTATATCACACATGTATATTCAAATCCGTTTATAACTAAACCTTTTCTGGCCATATTACCACTAAGTGTAGCAGCACCCATTCTCTTTTTATTAGCTGTGGAATGGCACTATTTCAGGACGGATGGCTTCCGTGCAATTGCATTTAACTACCAATGGCTGGCATGGGCATTTTATGTATCAATGATAATTCTTATATTAATGAATATGTCATTTCATCAAACCAGTGATTTCATTTACTTTCAATTTTAG
- a CDS encoding winged helix-turn-helix transcriptional regulator translates to MAKRKENSTNSVNEVYWKDNCGIAFTLSVIGGRWKINILSFLLHEKKLRFSELRNKLVGISERMLISKLKELEQDGLINKIIHAQVPPKVEYELTELGYSLEELLNLMDKWGEVTLKNNI, encoded by the coding sequence ATGGCAAAACGGAAAGAAAATTCAACAAATAGTGTTAATGAAGTATACTGGAAAGACAACTGTGGTATCGCATTTACATTGTCTGTAATCGGAGGCCGGTGGAAAATAAATATTCTTTCATTTCTGTTGCATGAAAAAAAGCTGCGGTTTTCTGAACTAAGAAATAAGCTTGTTGGCATTTCAGAACGCATGCTTATTTCAAAATTAAAAGAATTGGAACAGGATGGATTGATAAATAAAATAATTCATGCGCAGGTGCCTCCTAAAGTGGAATATGAGCTAACAGAGCTTGGCTATTCGCTAGAGGAATTACTGAATTTAATGGATAAATGGGGGGAGGTTACATTAAAAAACAACATCTGA
- a CDS encoding DoxX family protein, translating into METIKTTVHWLSYTYYLYVFGYASLFKVFQKTTMMQSMQSFGFNKTWTISIGILELTGVLLIVAGIVIHRLKAIGILLLLPFAIGAFTAHMAHQEYNHFYNSLIVCVLSIILLATDKNVKITLS; encoded by the coding sequence ATGGAAACAATTAAAACAACCGTTCATTGGTTAAGTTATACCTATTACCTGTATGTATTTGGATATGCTTCATTATTCAAAGTATTTCAGAAAACAACGATGATGCAGAGTATGCAATCATTCGGATTTAATAAAACATGGACAATCAGCATCGGTATTCTGGAACTTACAGGTGTGCTGCTAATCGTTGCAGGCATAGTTATACATCGGTTAAAAGCCATTGGCATTTTACTTTTGCTTCCCTTTGCAATCGGTGCTTTCACGGCACATATGGCACATCAGGAATATAATCATTTCTATAACTCTTTAATTGTTTGTGTACTGAGTATCATACTGCTTGCAACAGACAAAAACGTTAAAATAACCTTGTCCTAA
- the hrpB gene encoding ATP-dependent helicase HrpB, which produces MKYTIPTTTLPVQEIVPQVINHFQDNTTLIVKAPPGAGKSTLLPLTFLNESWLEGKKIIVLEPRRLAAKTIATRMSQLLGEQAGETVGYRIRFETKISDKTRIEVVTEGILTRMLQTDNTLKDVALVIFDEFHERSIHADVALALCREAQLTKRNDLRLLIMSATMDLPELSAKLKAKIIESEGRQYPVEIHYTGVTDMHLLPELTARVVSKASKDNKGDILVFLPGQAEINACRDLLDNKLSNTVVHTLYGQLPFAQQQAALLPDQTGKRKVVLATSIAETSLTIEGVTTVVDSGFGKRSKFDPQSGLSRLETVNISVDAADQRAGRAGRLSAGTCYRMWSKAQHETLQKHHQPEIEITDLSSLVLEMAVWGISNIYNMVWLTPPPQSHVKQAKETLHYIDALDRNKVTAHGKKIHQLPCNPRIAHMLLMAEKLEQEALATDIAAIIEEKDPLTIKEAGVDINERIKALRRFRRNDGKGRAFGLIERVARSYRDLMEIEVENEGFDSFMTGLLLAHAYPERVAFARPGNQSQFQLANGTYAQFSHKDSLSRESWVSVSHIDAREGTGKIFMASPLNPKDLKGMVKTAVSVHWDLISNDLIVHTELRIGKIVLKSFPMDDPTDEERSRALCDVVKKDGRELLHFTPEFEQWQAAMFRAQQQHPLAQFPDVDTESLLLTCDDWLTPFADEIEEKDDLKKLDLLQIISARIPKELLKLVD; this is translated from the coding sequence TTGAAATATACCATTCCTACAACCACACTGCCTGTACAGGAAATTGTTCCGCAGGTTATCAATCACTTTCAAGACAATACCACCCTTATTGTAAAGGCTCCGCCGGGAGCCGGTAAAAGCACCTTGCTTCCACTGACTTTTTTAAATGAGTCGTGGCTGGAAGGTAAAAAAATCATCGTACTGGAACCCCGCAGACTTGCAGCAAAAACGATTGCTACGCGCATGAGCCAGTTGCTGGGCGAACAGGCAGGAGAAACCGTTGGCTACCGTATCCGCTTTGAAACAAAGATCAGCGATAAGACGCGTATCGAAGTTGTTACAGAAGGCATACTTACACGTATGCTGCAAACAGATAATACGTTAAAAGATGTTGCGTTGGTAATCTTTGATGAGTTCCACGAACGCAGCATCCATGCAGATGTTGCCCTGGCGCTATGTAGGGAAGCACAGCTGACCAAGCGGAATGACCTGCGCCTGCTGATTATGTCTGCAACAATGGATCTGCCGGAGTTATCTGCCAAACTGAAAGCGAAAATCATTGAAAGCGAAGGTCGCCAATACCCCGTCGAAATTCATTATACAGGTGTAACAGACATGCACCTGCTGCCCGAGCTAACCGCACGTGTGGTGAGCAAAGCCAGCAAAGATAATAAAGGAGATATTCTTGTTTTCCTGCCCGGCCAGGCAGAAATAAATGCCTGCAGAGATCTGCTTGACAATAAACTTAGCAATACCGTTGTTCATACCCTTTACGGACAACTTCCTTTTGCACAGCAGCAGGCAGCGCTCCTGCCCGATCAGACAGGCAAACGTAAAGTTGTACTCGCAACTTCCATTGCAGAAACAAGTTTAACAATCGAAGGTGTCACAACGGTTGTTGATTCGGGTTTTGGCAAGCGTTCTAAATTTGATCCGCAATCCGGATTATCCCGTCTTGAAACAGTGAATATTTCTGTCGATGCTGCTGATCAGCGTGCAGGCCGTGCGGGGCGGTTATCTGCTGGTACCTGTTACCGCATGTGGTCGAAGGCGCAGCATGAAACCTTACAGAAGCACCACCAGCCGGAAATAGAAATTACAGACCTCTCTTCCCTGGTACTTGAAATGGCCGTGTGGGGAATCTCCAATATTTATAACATGGTCTGGCTTACACCGCCGCCGCAATCACATGTAAAACAGGCCAAAGAAACGCTGCATTACATCGATGCACTCGATCGCAATAAAGTTACTGCGCATGGAAAAAAGATCCATCAGCTGCCTTGCAACCCACGTATCGCACACATGCTGCTGATGGCTGAAAAACTGGAGCAGGAAGCCTTAGCAACAGATATTGCGGCAATCATTGAAGAGAAAGATCCGCTTACAATCAAAGAAGCAGGCGTTGACATCAACGAACGGATCAAAGCGCTGCGCCGCTTCAGAAGAAATGACGGTAAAGGGCGTGCCTTTGGATTGATTGAACGTGTTGCCCGATCATACAGAGACCTCATGGAAATTGAAGTAGAAAATGAAGGCTTTGATTCTTTCATGACAGGTTTGTTATTGGCACATGCATATCCGGAACGTGTTGCATTTGCACGCCCCGGTAATCAATCACAGTTTCAGCTTGCAAATGGTACCTATGCGCAGTTCAGCCACAAGGATTCTTTGTCGCGCGAATCATGGGTATCTGTTTCACACATTGATGCACGCGAAGGAACCGGAAAAATTTTTATGGCTTCACCGTTGAATCCAAAAGATCTGAAGGGCATGGTTAAAACTGCTGTATCGGTACATTGGGATCTGATCAGCAATGATCTGATCGTACATACAGAATTACGTATCGGCAAGATTGTCTTAAAGTCTTTCCCCATGGATGATCCAACCGATGAAGAACGTTCAAGAGCCTTATGTGATGTGGTAAAAAAAGACGGCAGAGAATTATTACATTTTACACCTGAATTTGAACAGTGGCAAGCAGCTATGTTTAGAGCACAGCAACAGCACCCGCTGGCACAGTTTCCCGATGTAGATACAGAATCGCTCTTGCTTACCTGCGACGACTGGCTCACGCCTTTCGCAGACGAGATCGAAGAAAAAGATGATCTGAAAAAACTGGATCTGCTGCAGATCATTTCTGCACGGATTCCGAAAGAGCTGCTGAAGCTTGTTGATTAG